Below is a window of Nasonia vitripennis strain AsymCx unplaced genomic scaffold, Nvit_psr_1.1 unplaced0148, whole genome shotgun sequence DNA.
ACAGAAATAATCCTTAATTGTAAGTCATGGTTAAATTTAAAGCTGATTTGCTTGAAacttaaaatagttttttaaaacaattttcctATGGGAAATACTAACTTCTTAACTATTTTATTAGTAATAACATTTTTTGCCCTATTaagcgggcaataaagacttTATTGTCTGCTAAAAAAACTTTTGCTCGCTGgtaaaaaaagagtcactttagtcccgattaataggtacgaaaaacgcgaaaatcgttcgtatgttataaaaaattttttccgcGGTAGGTCAGATTTATTTTGccatataattattattttgcaaaTGTTAACTTGTTTTTCAAAAGAAATTATATAAGACCCATTAGATTTGGAAAAGAATTTATATATACTCGAATTAGTTTTAGTTTACTCATTCTTCTTTGGGATGCTTTTAACCTTCGACTTGGATTTCTTCGCAGGTGGaacatcttcttcttcttgttcaTCTTCGTCttgttctttttcttctgtttCTTTTCATCATGTTCATCGGAGAAATCTGAAGATTCTTCCGAAGTAAAAATTACTGGCTTTTTTTGGCGCTTTCCTGTATAATTTGTCTCTTGAGATTTTTCTATTATAGCTTCTGTGTCTTTCCCTGTTGAAACGTTCGCCATTTCCTTTTCTAGTTGTTTACCCTTAAGGAAATctgtagaaaaattaattttaccgTTACACTACGAATTATTTTGTACTTTCCCTGATGAAATAAATAACATATAGATGTTAcataaatagaaaatatactataataatattaagtaAAACTATTTTTACCAAACTTTATTGCCATGCATAAGGAGTGAAATAAACaagttataatatttttcgaCGTAAGTGCGGAAGTAGCGGAGAGCAAAGTCACATGAGGTAAACAATCTACTCTCGTACTACTCGtttcgtattaaaaaaaaaaaaatgttataacaAGTGCAAAAGTAATAAGCAGTTTTGACGTTATTTGTTGGcataacaaaattattatttcattttatttcatCAAAGAATACATACCAAAAGGTcccattattttttttatatttgtactCCATCCAATTGGTAGTTGGgctcaaatttttcattttagaaTGAGTAACAGGACCAGGGGGCCAGGCTACTATTCCTTCTTTTGGTTTGAGCCATGTTTTAGGAACCATGGATGTGTATTCCCCAAATAAAACAACGTAATACTccatctaaaaaatataaattcattCTGTTGAAAGCCaaagattaaattttaattaagaataatttaatattttttagtgTAGGTGCATGAAAGTAGTTTACTATGAAATaccataaaataaataatataaaaataaaataagaataaattaatgtgCTATTGAATTgatcatattttatattagTTTACTATAGTGTTCTGTATAAATTCATTGTAGTAAgacatgcacgattttcgttttttttaccTAAAAATAGTGACAAAAGAAATCGTTTTCCGAGCGGCtaataataaagtattttttataacgaacAAAATTAGGAAcaaaatagataaataaaGTAATTTATCGCCCGCTAATTTTGAGTatcaagggcgtaaagtgggcttttttagaccATCGGATAGAGTATGAATCTCGGTCTGAGAAAATCCACTTTACGTCCTTGATACacaatatacattattataacCCGCTACTTACTACATTCACAAATTTTGTAAACTCGCCACCGGGTCCACTACCAGTCCCACGCGCATGCGTAAACCAACagataatagtacattacgatactagtggc
It encodes the following:
- the LOC100679133 gene encoding uncharacterized protein LOC100679133, giving the protein MGPFDFLKGKQLEKEMANVSTGKDTEAIIEKSQETNYTGKRQKKPVIFTSEESSDFSDEHDEKKQKKKNKTKMNKKKKMFHLRRNPSRRLKASQRRMSKLKLIRVYINSFPNLMGLI